The Lynx canadensis isolate LIC74 chromosome D1, mLynCan4.pri.v2, whole genome shotgun sequence genome has a segment encoding these proteins:
- the LOC115525560 gene encoding olfactory receptor 52D1-like, which translates to MSISNISDDSVPGTLILTGIPGLEWAHIWIAIPFCAMYLVALTGNAALILVIVTDRVLHAPMYLFLCLLSLTDLALSSTTVPKTLAILWFYAGEISFGGCLAQMFCVHSIYALESSVLLAMAFDRYVAICNPLRYTTILNHTVIGKIGLASILRSIVFVSPFIFLLRRLPYCGHHVMAHTYCEHMGIARLACANITVNIVYGLTVALLAMGLDAILIAISYGFILHAVFRLPSQDARHKALSTCGSHLGVILVFYIPAFFSFLTHRFGQHRVPKNVHIFLANLYVLVPPVLNPIIYGARTKEIRSRLLRLLHLGKVSV; encoded by the coding sequence ATGTCAATTTCCAACATCAGTGATGACAGTGTCCCAGGCACACTCATCCTGACGGGCATCCCAGGGCTGGAGTGGGCCCACATCTGGATCGCCATCCCCTTCTGTGCCATGTATCTGGTAGCGCTGACTGGGAATGCTGCCCTTATCCTTGTCATTGTGACAGACAGGGTTCTTCATGCACCCATGTACCTCTTCCTGTGCCTTCTCTCACTCACTGACCTGGCTCTCAGCTCCACTACTGTGCCCAAGACATTAGCCATTTTGTGGTTTTATGCTGGAGAGATTTCCTTTGGTGGATGCCTGGCCCAGATGTTTTGTGTCCATTCTATCTATGCTCTGGAGTCCTCAGTTCTTCTCGCCATGGCCTTTGATCGCTATGTGGCTATCTGCAACCCACTGAGATATACAACTATTCTCAACCATACTGTCATAGGCAAAATTGGCCTTGCCAGCATACTCCGCAGCATAGTTTTTGTCTCCCCATTCATCTTCTTGTTGAGGCGACTGCCTTACTGTGGTCACCATGTCATGGCCCACACATACTGTGAGCACATGGGCATCGCTCGCCTGGCCTGTGCCAACATCACTGTCAATATTGTCTATGGGCTGACTGTGGCCCTGCTGGCCATGGGTCTGGATGCCATCCTCATTGCCATTTCCTACGGCTTTATCCTCCATGCTGTCTTCCGCCTTCCATCTCAAGATGCCAGGCACAAGGCTCTGAGTACCTGTGGCTCCCACCTGGGGGTCATCCTGGTCTTCTACATTCctgccttcttctccttcctcacccACCGCTTTGGCCAGCACCGAGTCCCCAAGAATGTGCACATTTTTCTGGCCAACCTGTACGTGCTGGTGCCTCCTGTGCTCAACCCGATCATCTATGGGGCTAGGACCAAGGAGATTCGGAGCCGACTTCTGAGACTGCTTCACTTGGGAAAGGTCTCAGTATAA
- the LOC115525459 gene encoding olfactory receptor 52D1-like, whose amino-acid sequence MPASNISDDSLPGTLILTGIPGLEWAHVWIAIPFCAMYLVALAGNAALILVIVTDSALHAPMYLFLCLLSLTDLALSSVTVPKMLAILWLHAGEISFGGCLAQMFCVHSIYTLESLVLLAMAFDRYVAICNPLRYTTILNHTVIGKIGLAGLCRSVAIVSPFIFLLRRLPYCGHHVMAHTYCEHMGIARLACANITVNIVYGLTVALLAMGLDAILIAISYGFILHAVFRLPSQDARHKALSTCGSHLGVILVFYIPAFFSFLTHRFGQHRVPKNVHIFLANLYVLVPPVLNPIIYGARTKEIRSRLLRLLHMRKVSL is encoded by the coding sequence ATGCCTGCTTCCAACATCAGTGATGACAGTCTCCCAGGCACACTCATCCTGACGGGCATCCCAGGGCTGGAGTGGGCCCACGTCTGGATCGCCATCCCCTTCTGCGCCATGTACCTGGTAGCGCTGGCTGGGAATGCTGCCCTCATCCTGGTCATTGTGACAGACAGTGCTCTTCATGCACCCATGTACCTCTTCCTGTGCCTTCTTTCGCTCACCGACCTGGCTCTCAGCTCTGTCACTGTGCCCAAGATGCTGGCCATTTTGTGGCTTCATGCTGGAGAGATTTCCTTTGGTGGATGCCTGGCCCAGATGTTTTGTGTCCATTCTATCTATACCCTGGAGTCTTTAGTTCTTCTAGCCATGGCCTTTGATCGCTATGTGGCAATCTGCAACCCACTGAGATACACAACCATTCTCAACCATACCGTCATAGGCAAAATTGGCCTTGCTGGGCTATGCCGTAGTGTGGCCATTGTGTCCCCATTCATCTTCTTGTTGAGGCGACTGCCTTACTGTGGTCACCATGTCATGGCCCACACATACTGTGAGCACATGGGCATCGCTCGCCTGGCCTGTGCCAACATCACTGTCAATATTGTCTATGGGCTGACTGTGGCCCTGCTGGCCATGGGTCTGGATGCCATTCTCATTGCCATTTCCTACGGCTTTATCCTCCATGCTGTCTTCCGCCTTCCATCTCAAGATGCCAGGCACAAGGCTCTGAGTACCTGTGGCTCCCACCTGGGGGTCATCCTGGTCTTCTACATTCctgccttcttctccttcctcacccACCGCTTTGGCCAGCACCGAGTCCCCAAGAATGTGCACATTTTTCTGGCCAACCTGTACGTGCTGGTGCCTCCTGTGCTCAACCCGATCATCTATGGGGCTAGGACCAAGGAGATTCGGAGCCGACTTCTGAGGCTGCTACATATGAGGAAGGTCTCATTGTGA
- the LOC115525440 gene encoding olfactory receptor 52D1-like produces the protein MPAFNISDDSLPGTLILTGIPGLEWAHIWIAIPFCAMYLVALAGNAVLILVIVTDSALHAPMYLFLCLLSLTDLALSSTTVPKILAILWLHAGEISFGGCLAQMFCVHSIYALESSVLLAMAFDRYVAICNPLRYTTILNHTVIGKIGLASILRSIAVVSPFIFLLKRLPYCGHHVMAHTYCEHMGIARLACANITVNIVYGLTVALLAVGLDAILIAISYGFILHAVFRLPSQDARHKALSTCGSHLGVILVFYIPAFFSFLTHRFGQHRVPKNVHIFLANLYVLVPPVLNPIIYGARTKEIQSRLLRLLHLRRVSV, from the coding sequence ATGCCTGCTTTCAACATCAGTGATGACAGTCTCCCAGGCACACTCATCCTGACGGGCATCCCAGGGCTGGAGTGGGCCCACATCTGGATCGCCATCCCCTTCTGCGCCATGTATCTGGTAGCGCTGGCTGGGAATGCTGTCCTCATCCTGGTCATTGTGACAGACAGTGCTCTTCATGCACCCATGTACCTCTTCCTGTGCCTTCTTTCGCTCACCGACCTGGCTCTCAGCTCCACCACGGTGCCCAAGATATTAGCCATTTTGTGGCTTCATGCTGGAGAGATTTCCTTTGGTGGATGCCTGGCCCAGATGTTTTGTGTCCATTCTATCTATGCTCTGGAGTCCTCAGTTCTTCTCGCCATGGCCTTTGATCGCTACGTAGCTATATGCAACCCACTGAGATATACAACCATCCTCAACCATACTGTCATAGGCAAAATTGGCCTTGCCAGCATACTCCGTAGTATAGCTGTTGTCTCCCCATTCATCTTCCTGCTGAAGCGACTGCCTTACTGTGGTCACCATGTCATGGCCCACACATACTGTGAGCACATGGGCATCGCTCGCCTGGCCTGTGCCAACATCACTGTCAATATTGTCTATGGGCTGACTGTGGCCCTGCTGGCCGTGGGTCTGGATGCCATCCTCATTGCCATTTCCTACGGCTTTATCCTCCATGCTGTCTTCCGCCTTCCATCTCAAGATGCCAGGCACAAGGCTCTGAGTACCTGTGGCTCCCACCTGGGGGTCATCCTGGTCTTCTACATTCctgccttcttctccttcctcacccACCGCTTTGGCCAGCACCGAGTCCCCAAGAATGTGCACATTTTTCTGGCCAACCTGTACGTGCTGGTGCCTCCTGTGCTCAACCCGATCATCTATGGGGCTAGGACCAAGGAGATTCAGAGCCGACTTCTGAGACTGCTTCACTTGAGGAGGGTCTCAGTATGA